From Spartinivicinus ruber, the proteins below share one genomic window:
- a CDS encoding FliI/YscN family ATPase: MLEKYFSQVLTELNQLTPYSQAGAVTKVSQTTIETGLVDLKLGELCKIVDHFNKKVFFAEVISVEQNKSVLAPTDHISQLSLSAQVVKLDEGLTLQVSSALFGKVIDYRGAALNCIHLQHQQPATINIEARPPSPWDRQEIDETFETGVRAIDSLNTCGVGQRVGIFAAAGVGKSTLLAMLIAHAKVDLVIIALIGERGREVKEFVSLVKDTGRINRTIIVCATSDKTPLEQVKAANSATRLAEHYRDQGLKVLLLFDSLTRYSRAQRMLGLMAGEPPARGGYPPSVFLRMAQLVERPGKTHKGSITAFYTVLMEGDNPDEPVADEARSLLDGHLILSRQLAEKGHYPAIDVLRSKSRLMVQLINEQQLSLANTITSQLSMIKENEFIIRVGEYKAGHDQKLDQALANQDEINQFLQQGLSEKTNMEETMQWLTQLGPQ, translated from the coding sequence ATGTTAGAGAAATATTTTTCACAAGTACTCACTGAACTGAACCAACTTACTCCCTATAGCCAAGCGGGTGCTGTGACTAAAGTTTCACAAACAACGATAGAGACAGGTTTGGTCGATTTAAAACTAGGGGAGTTATGTAAAATAGTTGATCATTTTAATAAAAAGGTTTTTTTCGCTGAAGTCATATCAGTCGAACAAAACAAATCAGTGTTAGCACCCACAGATCACATTTCGCAGCTGAGTTTAAGTGCTCAGGTAGTCAAGCTTGATGAAGGTTTAACTTTACAAGTGTCATCGGCTTTGTTTGGCAAAGTTATTGATTATCGCGGAGCTGCTCTCAACTGTATTCATCTACAACACCAGCAACCAGCTACAATCAATATTGAAGCCAGGCCTCCATCCCCCTGGGACAGACAAGAGATTGATGAAACCTTTGAAACAGGTGTACGTGCCATAGATAGTTTAAACACCTGTGGTGTTGGCCAGCGTGTAGGTATTTTTGCCGCTGCAGGTGTTGGCAAGTCTACGTTACTTGCAATGCTGATTGCCCATGCCAAAGTAGATTTGGTCATCATTGCTTTAATTGGTGAGCGGGGCAGAGAAGTAAAAGAGTTTGTGAGTTTGGTCAAAGATACAGGGAGAATCAATCGAACTATTATCGTTTGTGCTACCTCAGATAAAACGCCTTTGGAACAGGTTAAAGCGGCTAACTCTGCCACCCGACTCGCTGAGCATTATCGTGACCAGGGGCTTAAAGTTTTGCTGTTATTTGACAGTTTAACACGTTATTCGCGGGCTCAACGGATGCTGGGCTTAATGGCAGGTGAGCCGCCTGCACGAGGAGGTTATCCACCTTCTGTGTTTTTGCGTATGGCACAACTGGTCGAACGACCCGGTAAAACCCACAAAGGCAGTATCACGGCTTTTTATACGGTGTTAATGGAAGGGGATAACCCTGATGAACCTGTCGCTGATGAGGCACGATCGTTGCTGGATGGCCATCTGATTTTATCGCGACAGTTGGCTGAAAAAGGACATTATCCGGCTATTGATGTACTCAGGAGTAAGAGCCGATTAATGGTTCAATTGATCAATGAGCAACAACTTAGCCTAGCAAATACAATAACGAGTCAACTCAGTATGATAAAAGAAAATGAGTTTATTATACGTGTTGGTGAATATAAGGCTGGTCATGATCAGAAATTAGATCAAGCATTAGCTAATCAAGATGAAATTAATCAATTTTTGCAGCAAGGCTTATCAGAAAAAACTAATATGGAAGAAACCATGCAATGGCTAACTCAACTTGGCCCGCAATAG
- a CDS encoding HrpE/YscL family type III secretion apparatus protein, producing MSLQIIKSNEYDKIISSQQIADKIKSELDNKIEQARSQAQRLVAEAQVQAQQLKQQAYYDAYTHSYEYMVNEMLTSKLVKQTLITSAIPFYEALIKKLHHKMIGTLEVSDRINKVLHDELTSLLRANEITIVIHPDMLTETKANLQCSENPLCKNLFFKTDINLKPNEFIIQTKDMTIVADSVSQTQLLNQVLDRAKQKLSQATNNST from the coding sequence ATGAGTTTGCAAATTATAAAGAGTAATGAATATGATAAAATCATTTCTTCACAACAGATTGCTGATAAAATAAAGTCTGAGTTAGATAATAAAATTGAGCAAGCTAGAAGTCAGGCTCAACGGTTGGTAGCTGAAGCACAAGTACAGGCGCAGCAGTTGAAACAACAAGCTTACTATGATGCATATACCCATTCATATGAGTATATGGTAAATGAAATGCTAACTAGCAAACTGGTGAAACAAACATTGATTACTTCAGCTATTCCTTTTTATGAGGCGCTGATAAAAAAGCTACATCACAAAATGATTGGAACACTTGAAGTATCTGATAGAATTAATAAGGTACTTCATGATGAACTTACTAGTTTACTCAGGGCAAATGAAATAACGATAGTGATTCACCCTGATATGCTGACTGAAACCAAAGCTAATTTACAATGTTCTGAAAATCCTCTTTGTAAAAATTTATTTTTTAAGACAGATATTAATTTAAAGCCGAATGAATTTATTATTCAAACCAAAGACATGACAATAGTTGCTGATAGTGTCTCTCAAACTCAATTGTTAAATCAAGTATTAGACCGAGCGAAACAGAAGCTTAGCCAAGCAACCAATAATAGTACTTGA
- the sctJ gene encoding type III secretion system inner membrane ring lipoprotein SctJ — MKIRIYFLLLLFLLYGCDKELVTGLTEREANEVSVTLFKHNIKSEVVSTKKLGMKVLVEKDDFIKASMVLKRYGLPRKKYASIGDVFKKDGLISSQMEEKNRTVYALSEELSHTISMIDGVVEARVHIVINDKKKRYSKEVKVPNTASVMIKALPNYNVNHYVPQIKQMVAKSITGVTYKNVAVTVFPYIAETSASGMGIVASNESNGMSTGVNILITLLVMCSIVGISLLGFRLYEHHFAHGK, encoded by the coding sequence ATGAAAATAAGAATATACTTCCTATTATTACTATTTTTGCTATATGGCTGTGATAAAGAGCTCGTGACTGGGCTAACAGAAAGAGAAGCTAATGAAGTTTCGGTCACACTTTTTAAACATAATATAAAATCTGAAGTGGTTTCCACAAAAAAACTGGGAATGAAAGTATTAGTTGAAAAAGATGATTTTATAAAAGCATCAATGGTATTGAAGCGCTATGGGCTACCGAGAAAGAAATATGCAAGTATTGGCGATGTGTTTAAGAAGGATGGTTTGATTTCCAGTCAGATGGAAGAAAAAAATAGAACGGTATATGCATTAAGTGAGGAACTTAGCCATACTATTTCGATGATTGATGGAGTGGTTGAGGCACGTGTTCATATAGTGATTAATGATAAAAAGAAACGTTATTCAAAAGAGGTTAAAGTACCAAATACTGCCTCAGTTATGATAAAAGCATTGCCAAACTATAATGTTAACCACTATGTACCTCAGATAAAGCAAATGGTAGCCAAAAGTATCACTGGAGTAACATACAAAAATGTGGCTGTTACAGTATTTCCTTACATAGCTGAAACTAGCGCCAGTGGTATGGGAATAGTAGCAAGCAATGAAAGTAATGGAATGAGCACAGGCGTAAACATATTAATTACACTGTTAGTTATGTGTTCAATTGTTGGCATATCTTTGCTTGGGTTTCGATTATATGAACACCATTTCGCCCATGGAAAGTAA
- a CDS encoding class I SAM-dependent methyltransferase gives MESNRQSAEQWDQLVPIADYLLHFGLNPDLALVIKQELIAQWQYECALLLGCSGGEIQRILQSDTCAHWVGVDYSQTMLTMAANDDCIAKNHFIAADAAKLPFKQNSIDLIVIATGIIDHIDDRGAINILNQCHQISQPNGQLVLCHHHYPRPLLKQLWWLGACRQQILYQQPLNRWFKVASYIRKVLGRLTEKATLFNLGKDLELLCQERQLDFKQIIACLPSKHYVRSVNTIQQLANQAGWHLSPTNLDSETLHVLSGTKRGV, from the coding sequence ATGGAAAGTAATCGACAATCAGCAGAGCAATGGGATCAGCTTGTCCCTATTGCTGACTATTTATTGCACTTTGGTTTGAACCCTGACTTAGCATTGGTTATCAAACAAGAGCTAATTGCCCAATGGCAGTATGAATGTGCGCTACTACTGGGTTGCAGTGGTGGTGAAATACAACGCATACTACAAAGTGATACCTGTGCACATTGGGTGGGTGTTGATTATTCTCAAACAATGCTAACTATGGCTGCGAATGATGATTGCATTGCTAAAAATCATTTTATTGCTGCAGATGCGGCTAAATTACCCTTTAAACAGAATAGTATCGATTTAATTGTCATCGCAACTGGAATAATAGACCATATTGATGATCGTGGTGCTATCAATATCCTGAACCAGTGTCACCAAATTAGTCAACCAAATGGACAGCTGGTGCTGTGTCATCATCACTATCCTCGACCCTTGTTAAAACAATTGTGGTGGTTAGGTGCGTGTCGGCAGCAAATATTATATCAGCAACCATTAAATCGCTGGTTTAAAGTAGCAAGTTATATACGTAAAGTGTTGGGCAGGTTAACGGAAAAAGCAACATTGTTTAACCTGGGTAAAGATCTAGAGCTGCTTTGTCAGGAAAGGCAGCTTGACTTTAAACAAATAATCGCTTGCCTACCAAGTAAACACTATGTTCGTTCAGTAAATACCATTCAACAGTTAGCAAACCAAGCGGGTTGGCACTTGTCGCCGACAAATTTAGATAGCGAAACACTTCATGTATTGAGCGGCACTAAAAGGGGTGTATAA
- the ribB gene encoding 3,4-dihydroxy-2-butanone-4-phosphate synthase, with protein MNQPLNNQLNTYVQRVDRALLSLKHGQGVLLIDDDDRENEADLIFAAETITEKQMAMLIRECSGIVCLCLTDETLQTLDLPMMVSKNTSHYGTAFTISIEAAEGVSTGVSAADRVTTIQTAIANQAKPTDLRWPGHVFPLRARPGGVLSRRGHTEGVIDLMKLAQLKPAGVLCELMNADGTMANQQEILRFSNAHHMPIVSIEDIVRYRQDKDACKTAL; from the coding sequence ATGAATCAGCCTCTAAATAATCAGTTAAATACCTATGTTCAACGAGTGGATCGAGCATTGTTATCACTTAAGCATGGTCAAGGGGTTTTACTGATTGATGATGATGACCGTGAAAATGAAGCAGACCTGATTTTTGCAGCGGAAACGATTACCGAAAAGCAAATGGCCATGCTGATACGAGAATGTAGTGGCATTGTCTGTTTATGCTTAACTGATGAAACCCTACAAACGTTGGATTTGCCAATGATGGTGAGTAAAAATACCAGCCATTACGGTACAGCTTTTACTATTTCAATTGAAGCAGCTGAAGGAGTTTCCACAGGGGTTTCCGCTGCTGATCGGGTGACAACCATTCAAACGGCGATCGCTAATCAAGCAAAGCCGACTGATTTACGTTGGCCAGGCCATGTTTTTCCATTGAGGGCAAGGCCTGGTGGTGTGTTATCTCGGCGAGGTCATACAGAAGGTGTTATTGATCTGATGAAATTAGCCCAATTAAAACCTGCTGGTGTTTTATGTGAGTTAATGAATGCTGATGGCACGATGGCGAACCAACAAGAGATATTACGCTTTTCTAATGCCCATCATATGCCCATCGTGTCTATCGAGGATATTGTAAGGTATCGACAAGATAAGGACGCTTGTAAAACAGCTTTATAG
- a CDS encoding TonB-dependent receptor plug domain-containing protein, with translation MHYQHSPTLYTHLLVIWIGLLPMVQINASEYQFEDLLKLELEELMMITVVSKREESIDNAPGIVTIITSDEFQAFGGRNLRDILNRQINMMVVGNHIFQENQVSLRAALNGLQDNQVLYLLNGRPLTNTQGESVHMDLYLNFPIAIIEQIEIVRGPGSVLYGTNAFAGIINIKTKQPSESFNPLLSVTGGSYDTKSTSFMQGKVLDKLSFMTAIHATDFNGDKGINYQDAFGNIDSYPAGGSSLGLVSNATYDNVDFNVYLGQATRNNFGAVILFPERETTVKHITFDIGHTYNINEKWYLKTNYALYKDFLEFTSNFDLINNPGGLDTEINSSLYSVELNLFGSLDNKTNLLLGINPLYSTGQSSEGIAEGKWNTWQTSTYMQADYQLFKWLKVVGGIQLNKAKRLDKDYSPRGGLIFDFDNGWYSKLLYGSAFRISNVSLRFFDGAFFQSNSDLKPETINTLDLQIGLRRANYSFAATVYKSKIKNSHIFEEVPNTFKRQMINSGSIDFKGLEIEGKWNLSNTIGLIGNIAYQTNENSDDTKDSTFIPNLMAKLGVSYNNKTGYSISLFNSYFSEPTPLDKVAPIFSLNVNPKANSYNLLSANISLDLEKLTNKPQLSKVKVNFYFDNLLNKNIFFPNYATRNVSTFPNYQGRSIYSTVEIYF, from the coding sequence ATGCATTATCAACACTCACCAACCTTATACACTCACTTATTAGTCATTTGGATTGGCCTTTTACCAATGGTACAAATTAATGCTTCTGAATATCAATTCGAAGACTTACTAAAGCTTGAGTTAGAAGAACTCATGATGATCACTGTGGTATCAAAGCGAGAAGAGTCTATTGATAATGCTCCAGGCATCGTAACCATAATCACCTCAGATGAATTCCAAGCGTTTGGGGGAAGAAATTTACGCGATATCTTAAATCGGCAAATCAATATGATGGTTGTTGGGAACCATATATTTCAAGAAAACCAAGTATCTCTGCGTGCTGCGTTAAATGGCCTACAAGATAACCAAGTGCTGTACCTGTTAAATGGTCGTCCATTAACCAATACCCAAGGTGAAAGTGTTCACATGGACTTATATCTCAACTTTCCAATAGCAATTATTGAGCAAATTGAAATTGTTAGAGGACCAGGGTCAGTACTCTATGGAACCAATGCTTTTGCTGGAATAATTAATATTAAAACCAAACAACCATCAGAGTCATTTAATCCATTATTATCAGTGACGGGAGGATCTTACGACACTAAGTCTACCAGTTTCATGCAGGGAAAAGTACTAGACAAGCTTTCCTTCATGACAGCAATCCATGCGACAGATTTCAATGGGGATAAAGGCATTAATTACCAAGATGCATTTGGCAATATTGACTCATATCCTGCGGGAGGAAGTAGTCTTGGGCTTGTGTCTAATGCAACATATGATAATGTTGATTTCAACGTATATTTAGGTCAAGCAACTAGAAATAATTTTGGTGCTGTTATTTTATTCCCAGAGCGTGAAACCACAGTCAAACATATAACATTTGATATAGGACATACATATAATATCAATGAAAAATGGTATTTAAAGACTAACTATGCTTTATACAAAGACTTTTTAGAATTTACAAGCAACTTTGACCTAATCAATAATCCTGGGGGTTTAGATACAGAAATCAATAGTAGCCTTTATTCTGTGGAACTCAACTTATTCGGTAGCCTTGACAACAAAACCAATTTATTACTAGGTATAAACCCACTATATTCAACTGGTCAGTCCTCTGAGGGAATTGCTGAAGGAAAGTGGAATACTTGGCAAACAAGCACATATATGCAAGCCGATTATCAACTATTTAAATGGCTAAAGGTTGTAGGAGGCATTCAGCTCAATAAAGCTAAAAGGTTAGATAAAGATTATTCTCCAAGAGGCGGTTTAATATTTGACTTTGATAATGGCTGGTATAGCAAACTACTGTATGGCAGTGCGTTTCGAATTTCAAATGTATCACTACGTTTTTTTGATGGAGCTTTTTTTCAAAGTAATAGTGATTTAAAACCAGAAACAATAAATACACTAGATTTACAAATTGGTTTAAGAAGGGCTAATTATAGCTTCGCTGCAACTGTCTATAAGAGCAAAATAAAAAACTCCCATATATTTGAAGAAGTTCCCAATACTTTCAAACGCCAAATGATTAACTCTGGCTCAATTGACTTTAAAGGCTTAGAGATTGAGGGAAAATGGAATTTATCTAACACTATTGGTTTAATAGGAAACATAGCATACCAAACAAACGAAAATAGTGACGATACGAAAGACTCAACCTTTATACCAAACTTAATGGCAAAACTAGGTGTTTCCTATAATAATAAAACTGGCTATAGTATTTCATTATTTAATAGTTATTTTAGTGAACCAACCCCTCTTGATAAAGTAGCACCGATTTTTAGCTTAAATGTTAACCCTAAAGCCAATAGTTACAATCTGCTTAGTGCAAATATATCACTTGACCTAGAGAAACTCACAAACAAACCTCAACTATCTAAGGTCAAAGTCAATTTTTATTTTGATAACTTATTAAATAAAAATATATTTTTTCCAAACTATGCCACTAGAAACGTTAGTACTTTTCCAAATTACCAAGGCAGATCAATATATAGCACTGTTGAAATTTATTTTTAA